A part of Streptomyces sp. DSM 40750 genomic DNA contains:
- a CDS encoding ATP-binding protein, which yields MDPNNRGPEEYGHDDGQAQSKRSPRDALTQDFAQHAPSLARTVQLVSGDYLLTVNPVDGSEIENCPPGELPGPPVKHQSAERAEIDRAARPPVPPGPSLPRLPLLQRDEERDRLVRLLARGRSVRLTGAPGSGRTTLLDAVAEDCADLAPDGVVRLSGFRRTVDDLLYELFAAAYSTPLFRPTRQQILDIVRDIGAVVVLDDLEFGGAALDELLDATPECAFLIGATPDIPLPSADAPLEEIVLGGFDRAGSRQLLERAVGRVLTEEESNWAGDLWFESEGLPLRFTQAGALLRQLDRQRAGVDAVDEFGVFQEAPPIDPSVASSADEHDIPLPSLAEGAAPAALLASRLSASARETLRFAVALGGEVPHQAHLPALVGDTHADAALGELVGCALVTPVGARYRLAAGVRTQLEAAGYADDVEARAGTAAQHYAWWAGHPSVTPERVSAEADAVLAALSVLVPGTTPPGEDEESVSVQLARQAAPAFAAGLHWSAWERALRSGAEAARLSAEIGEQAYFHHELGVLALCTGQLDRARAELEASIGLRNALADKRGTVAGRRALALVADRSGATPPGGRTAAGEEVPDARYEESAAPPGGVPSGYTPTGFGAVGFGTTGSGVPAPTGDTTLVTQRPGGGSPAHKASGLRSLVGGARRNLVAAGAGALLAAVLGTVVTLGATSDRNGDTPAEKVGVNPSASEGVDDGGLSADRPKTGDDENAPAVVPEPSDPGPDGTYGTADDPTPTDTVEPTDDVEPSPSGSSSSSDGGTTGGSTGGTDGGTTGGTTGGSTGGTTGGTDGGTTGGTTEGTTGGTDGGTTTGGTTEGTTGGTDGGTTDGTTGGDTDGGTTEGTTDGGTTSEGTTGGDDGGTTGGTAGGTSPSNSISASASESGGETSGTAA from the coding sequence ATGGACCCGAACAACCGGGGACCCGAAGAGTACGGCCACGACGACGGACAGGCGCAGAGCAAGCGTTCACCACGTGACGCCCTCACCCAGGACTTCGCCCAGCACGCTCCGTCACTCGCCCGCACCGTCCAGCTCGTCTCGGGCGACTACCTGCTCACCGTCAACCCCGTCGACGGCAGCGAGATCGAGAACTGCCCACCGGGCGAACTGCCTGGTCCGCCCGTGAAGCACCAGTCCGCGGAGCGCGCCGAGATCGACCGTGCCGCCCGGCCGCCGGTGCCCCCGGGCCCCTCGCTGCCCCGGCTGCCCCTGCTCCAGCGCGACGAGGAGAGGGACCGGCTCGTACGGCTCCTCGCGCGCGGCCGCTCCGTCCGCCTCACCGGCGCACCCGGCTCCGGCCGCACCACACTCCTCGACGCGGTCGCCGAGGACTGCGCGGATCTGGCACCCGACGGCGTCGTACGGTTGAGCGGTTTCCGGCGTACGGTCGACGATCTGCTGTACGAGTTGTTCGCAGCTGCGTACAGCACACCGCTGTTCCGGCCCACGCGGCAGCAGATCCTCGACATCGTGCGGGACATCGGCGCGGTCGTCGTCCTGGACGACCTGGAGTTCGGCGGAGCCGCGCTCGACGAACTGCTCGACGCGACCCCCGAGTGCGCCTTCCTGATCGGCGCCACCCCCGACATCCCCCTGCCGTCCGCCGACGCGCCCCTCGAGGAGATCGTGCTCGGCGGCTTCGACCGGGCCGGCAGCCGGCAGCTGCTGGAGCGTGCCGTCGGGCGGGTGCTCACCGAGGAGGAGTCGAACTGGGCCGGTGACCTCTGGTTCGAGTCCGAGGGGCTGCCGCTGCGGTTCACCCAGGCCGGGGCGCTGCTCAGGCAGCTGGACCGACAGCGGGCCGGCGTGGACGCCGTCGACGAGTTCGGGGTCTTCCAGGAGGCGCCGCCCATCGACCCCTCCGTCGCGTCGTCCGCGGACGAACACGACATCCCCCTGCCGTCGCTCGCCGAGGGAGCCGCGCCCGCCGCGCTGCTCGCGTCCCGGCTGAGCGCCTCGGCGCGCGAGACCCTGAGGTTCGCGGTCGCGCTCGGCGGCGAGGTCCCGCACCAGGCGCATCTGCCCGCCCTGGTGGGCGACACCCACGCCGACGCGGCCCTCGGCGAGCTGGTCGGCTGCGCCCTGGTGACACCTGTCGGCGCCCGCTACCGGCTCGCGGCCGGGGTGCGGACCCAGCTGGAGGCCGCAGGCTACGCCGACGACGTCGAGGCACGGGCCGGCACCGCCGCCCAGCACTACGCCTGGTGGGCCGGTCACCCCTCGGTCACCCCCGAGCGGGTCTCCGCCGAGGCGGACGCCGTACTGGCCGCCCTGAGCGTGCTCGTACCCGGAACGACACCGCCCGGCGAGGACGAGGAGAGCGTCTCGGTTCAGCTGGCCCGGCAGGCGGCGCCCGCGTTCGCCGCGGGGCTGCACTGGAGCGCCTGGGAGCGGGCGCTCAGGTCCGGGGCGGAGGCGGCCCGCCTCTCCGCCGAGATCGGCGAACAGGCCTACTTCCACCACGAGCTGGGCGTCCTCGCGCTCTGCACCGGGCAGCTGGACCGGGCCCGGGCCGAGCTGGAGGCGTCCATCGGGCTGCGCAACGCCCTCGCCGACAAGCGCGGCACGGTCGCCGGCCGCAGGGCTCTCGCCCTGGTCGCCGACCGCTCCGGGGCGACACCGCCCGGCGGGCGTACGGCGGCGGGGGAGGAGGTGCCGGACGCCCGGTACGAGGAGTCGGCCGCACCGCCCGGGGGCGTGCCCTCCGGGTACACGCCGACGGGCTTCGGCGCGGTCGGCTTCGGTACGACCGGTTCCGGCGTCCCCGCGCCGACCGGCGACACGACGCTCGTCACGCAACGGCCCGGTGGCGGCTCACCCGCGCACAAGGCGAGCGGCCTCAGGAGCCTCGTCGGCGGCGCCCGGCGCAATCTGGTCGCCGCGGGCGCCGGGGCGCTCCTCGCCGCCGTCCTCGGCACCGTCGTGACCCTTGGCGCGACCTCCGACCGCAACGGCGACACCCCGGCCGAGAAGGTCGGCGTGAACCCGTCCGCCAGCGAGGGCGTCGACGACGGCGGGCTCAGCGCGGACCGCCCCAAGACCGGCGACGACGAAAACGCGCCCGCGGTGGTCCCTGAGCCCAGCGATCCCGGCCCCGACGGGACGTACGGCACGGCGGACGACCCGACGCCTACGGACACGGTGGAACCGACGGACGACGTCGAGCCGTCTCCCTCGGGCTCGTCCAGCTCGTCGGACGGCGGGACGACCGGGGGCTCCACGGGCGGGACCGACGGCGGGACGACCGGCGGAACGACGGGTGGGTCCACGGGCGGCACCACGGGCGGTACCGACGGTGGCACCACCGGCGGGACCACCGAGGGGACCACGGGCGGTACCGACGGCGGCACCACCACCGGCGGCACCACCGAGGGAAC